In Euphorbia lathyris chromosome 10, ddEupLath1.1, whole genome shotgun sequence, a single genomic region encodes these proteins:
- the LOC136208253 gene encoding protein TIC 214-like, whose amino-acid sequence MIFKSFILGNLVSLCMKILNSVVVVGLYYGFLTTFSMGPSYLLLLRARVIEEGEEGTEKKVSTTTGFITGQLMMFISIYYAPLHLALGRPHTITVLALPYLLFHFFWNNHKHFFDYGSTTINSMRNLSIQFVFLNNLIFQLLNHFILSSSMLVRLVNIYMFRCNNKMLFVTSSFVSWLIGHILFMKWVGLILAWIQQNTSIRSNVLFRSNKYLVSELRNSMARIFSILLFITCLYSLGRTPSPIFTKKLKETSETEESEEETDVETTSETKGGAKQEQEGSTEEDPSSSLFSEEKEYPDKIDETEEIQVNGKEKIKDEFNFHFKETCYKNRPLYETFYLDGNQENSKLEILIEKNK is encoded by the coding sequence ATGATTTTTAAATCTTTTATACTAGGTAATCTAGTATCCTTATGCATGAAGATACTCAATTCGGTCGTTGTGGTTGGACTCTATTATGGATTTCTGACCACATTTTCCATGGGGCCCTCTTATCTCTTACTTCTCCGAGCTCGGGTtatagaagaaggagaagaaggaacTGAGAAGAAGGTATCAACAACAACAGGTTTTATTACGGGACAGCTCATGATGTTCATATCGATCTATTATGCGCCTCTGCATCTAGCATTGGGTAGACCTCATACAATAACTGTCCTAGCTCTACCCTATCTTTTGTTTCATTTCTTCTGGAACAATCACAAACACTTTTTTGATTATGGATCTACTACCATAAATTCAATGCGTAATCTTAGCATTCAATTTGTATTCCTGAATAATCTCATTTTTCAATTATTGAACCATTTCATTTTATCAAGTTCAATGTTAGTCAGATTAGTCAACATTTATATGTTTCGATGCAACAACAAGATGTTATTTGTAACAAGTAGTTTTGTTAGTTGGTTAATTGGTCACATTTTATTCATGAAATGGGTTGGATTGATATTAGCCTGGATACAGCAAAATACTTCTATTAGATCTAATGTACTTTTTCGATCTAATAAGTACCTTGTGTCAGAATTGAGAAATTCTATGGCTCGAATCTTTAGTATTCTCTTATTTATTACATGTCTCTACTCTTTAGGCAGAACACCGTCACCCATTTTTACTAAGAAACTGAAAGAAACCTCAGAAACGGAAGAAAGCGAGGAAGAAACTGATGTAGAAACAACTTCCGAAACGAAGGGGGGGGCTAAACAGGAACAAGAGGGATCCACAGAAGAAgatccttcttcttcccttttttcgGAAGAAAAGGAGTATCCGGATAAAATCGACGAAACGGAAGAGATCCAAGTGAATGGAAAGGAAAAAATAAAGGATGAATTCAATTTTCACTTTAAAGAGACATGCTATAAAAATAGACCACTTTATGAAACTTTTTATCTGGATGGGAATCAAGAAAATTCGAAGTTAGAAATAttgatagaaaaaaataaataa